The DNA sequence TTTTGTGTGACCACTGTGTTCTCCAGTATATTGGTCACGATAAACTTTACAAGTCCCTCTAATTCTTACCTCTCACGTTGGATGCATTGGCTGCTTTGCTAGCTGCTCTTTTGAGAACATCTGTAACCCTTTCCTGGCATGACATCCTTTTTGTTTTGCGCTTGGTTGCTCTAGGCCACACTGGAACAAGCAGACCAGCCCTGAAATGCTGAGCCAGGCGGAGAGGGACAGCTTCCTGGAGTGGAGGAGGCAGCTGGTTCGGTGAGTTTATTTATTTGgccttattattaattattattggccttatttggccttattattattattattattattattatttatttggccttatttattatttacctggTGGTTTATTTATTTGGCCTTGTGCTTCCTGGCCCACTGCAAGGGAGAGTGGCGTCTATCCATCCTTGATGAAACTGGGTCAGGATACAAGCCTGAGAGGTGCTGGCTCTGCAGAGATCCAGCATGCCTTGTGTCCAGGGGTGATCGTAGTCCTCCAACGTCAGGATAGCATTGATTGCCCACCTTGTGAGTGTAGGCTCCATAGGATGGAATGGTGAGCCTGAAGGAAACAAGTCTTGTGTTTTAGTCTTTTAGTAGAGACTTTGTACTAGCTCAATGGACATTCTTCTGTGGAGAGGAAAAAAGGCTGATTCAGTTACACGAACCGCCCCCCTCAAGACCTTGTTCCCCTCTGAAGAAAGAGAATTATTTTCAAGTGACTCTAAAAACCATCCAAGAGGAGTTCAGGCAGACATGGAGTGAATGTGACTTCACAATGGGGAGGGCCctgttcctcctttcctccctctgtgGTGTGTTTGTGTGCGAGGTCGGGGTTCCAGGCGGGTGTCTTTGGAAGAGAGGGGCCAGctcttgaatttatttatttatttatttacagtatttatattccgcccttctcaccccgaacgggactcagggcggatcacaatgtacttatatggcaaacattcaatgccattagacaaacaacagacagacagacacagaggctgtttaacttcccagcttctggctttatgagggtatgcttgattccggccacaggaggagctgctgcttcatcatccacttttttgatggagtacttcttcatacggtgttgtaaatcagttaaattagcctccccgcataagtggtccctaaattttcctacttgacagatgcaactgtctttcgggttgcttaggtcaacaatgagcagggctattttttattttaatggttgggtgtttactccaacatgggctggcctcgaactcatgacttcttggtcatagtgacttattgcagctggctactaaccagcctgcaccacagcccggcctccagCTGTGCCCAGTGGACTCTTCTCTTGTCTTAATGGAGGGACAGAGCCCTGCTCCACTGGACTATGATTGGTCCTGGTCCTGAATATTTTCCTTGCTGGGAGTTAAGGCAGTGCGGAATGTTTTAGAGAGAGAAGATAGAAGGCAGCGATGCAGGTCACAGCTCCTGGTGCAGTGGCGTCATGGTTGCTCATCAAATGCTCCATTGCTGAGGTTTCCCTCCCTTGTTTCTTCCAGGTTGGAGGAAGAACAGAAGCTCCTTTTGACTCCCTTTGAGCGAAATTTGGATTTTTGGCGCCAGCTGTGGCGGGTCTTGGAAAGAAGGTAATGCTCCGTGGCAGCTTTTGGTGTGCGGCTGTCCTTGCGCTGAGGCTGCTGTGGCTGCTCTTGCTGATGGAGGAGCTGCAGTGGGGTTTCCAGAGGCCCTGAGGGTCGGGCAGGAGGGACAGCAAGGAGAACGTGTTTTGAGGAGACCATGGCTGGCAGTGAAAGGACCTGGAGGGAAGAGCTCTGCATTCAAAAAGGTTAATGAGGGTTAAGTTTTGATGTCCACTTTCTGAAGGCTTTAGGTGTGCTACATTTGTTTCAAATTGTGAGTTGTTTTAAGTTCTATATTTGAGGGGGTCAGGTGAGTAGAATATAAACGTATAGATTGGTTGTAAAAATAACTTCGTAAGTAGAAAACTGGAGGGTCCTGGGAAGAAGGAGGACTCTGGGATTGCTGTGTCGCAGTGGACATCTCTCCCCATGTTGTACTCATTgcatattattattgatgatgatgatgatggtgctaATTAATGTAGTACCCTCCTCTTCCTGCAActtgaggtgggatacaacatcattaaaacaacagaTAAGAtgctattaaaagacatacaacaagatacagagttaaaatacaaattCAAATCCACTGATAAAGTGCAGATTacaattcacaacttaaaattgaccgGGTCGGCCTcctgccggaagagatgggtggtcaattgtgtcttaaattccaacaggtAATCTCGCTGTGGGATCTTTTCCTTTGGCAGgtggttccacagtcttggggtgtcTGATGCTGGGAGACGGTCGCCAGTTGGGTTCCGTCTGGTTGAAGTAAACATCCTTAAAAGGACCTCAGAGTCCGAGGGGGCCACGGGTTGTACgggatggaaggcggtcctgtaGGGAACTTGGACCCCAatgcagggctttaaaggtcaaaaccaacattttgCACTTTGCTTTGTACTTTGGCAGCCCGTGGAGTGGCATTAGGAAAGGGGTGATAGGCTCACTGTGGGACCAATCTGGCTGCAGCATTTTGACCTGATTGGAGTTTCCGAACTGGGTCCAGAGggagcccaatgtaaagtgcattgcagaagtccagccttgaggcTGCCTGTGTCGCTGCATTTGCTGCCCCAGAGGCTCTTTGCAGAAGCAGTGGCaagggaatgaatgaatgaacacagggctacctttccctttccctttgcaGTGACGTTGTGGTCCAGATAGTGGATGCCCGGAACCCCCTCCTCTTCAGGTGCAGAGACCTGGTAGGTGTGGCCCCCGAGTGGGGTTTATGTGGGGCAGCGGCTTCACCGCAGGCACTGGAAGGCTTTTGGCCACCCCTCACCTAAACGCTGCCTTTAGGACAGATTTCCATTCTTTCTCCAGCCCCCTCTCCTTGGAAAAGCCATGGGGCTGAGTGGGGGTGGGCCTTGTGGGGGCTCCCCGCCACCTTCCCTTTCCCTGCTGGCACTTCCCTGCAGCCAGTGATGGCACTTGCTCTTGCCGCTTGTAGGAAAGCTACGCCAAGGAAATCAGCCCCGAGAAGGAGAACCTCATCCTGCTGAACAAGGCTGACCTGCTGAGCGAGGAGCAGCGCGCTGCCTGGGCCCAGTTCTTTGAAGAGGAGGGGGTCAGGGTGGTCTTCTGGTCGGCCCTGGCCGAGGGCAAAAGGCTGGCTGCGCTCTCTAAggtaaccgggggggggggggggttgtccctTAGGCCAAGGATGGCACCGGCGGGGGTGGGGGAGGCGAGATTGGCACCTTCCTTGCAGGCAGTTCTCACTGGCTCTCCTATATAGTGACCCCCACCCCCACATACGCTTGCATCTGTAAAAAGTCATTCTAGGGTCTTAAGACTTCAGAACAGTTCAAGCCCATGTAATGATATGGTTGGCAGTTTCCCCCGAGAGCCCTCTAGTCCAAGCCTGCTAGTGCTGTTGCCGAAAACTATCCCTGAAAGGTGGGCCAGGCCACCTCTGTTCAAAACCTCCAGCAAAGGAGACCCCACAGCCTTCCAAGGTGCTCTTAGCACCGGGGTCTTCTTCCTCCCAGAACTGAACACGGCGGGACTCCTGCTTCCCTCGCCTGGGACACTGGACTCTGGTTGCCTCAAACtgtattggattttttaaattgctGTCGCATGACACAGCTGACTGATGTGCAGCTTGAGCAGGCCTTGAAACACTGCACCCCTGCACATAGAGGGCACACCAGCCCTCAAATGCTCAAGCCCCCACTCTGGCCATTCCGTAGAAGTTCATTCACAGAATGGCAGCATTGTTCCCTCAGTCACTTGCTCAGACCAAGGTCTCTGGGTGAGAGGAACAGGTTGAAAAAGGCCCTGCATTTTGCCTCGGGGGAGCCGTGCCCCACAATATTTGTGTCCCGCTTTCTTTGTGCAGGGAACGGAGGCGGCGGAGGGATCAGAGAAGGAGGCTTCCTGGCCGGAGGAGGACCAGACCCCGAGCAGCCATTCCGAGAGTGACCCGGACTCTTCCTCAGCGCAAGAGGGCACCTCGGAGGAAGAGAGCGACGCTTACGAGGACTGCGAGGAGGACTTGGAGGGAGAGGAGGCCTGGCGGACGTGCTCCGAGGacgaggggggcggggccacaggcGACGGGGCCTGGCGGAAGAACGGGATGGGGGGCCTTGAGACCCCCACAGGGCCGGCCCCCCCTCTGCAGTGCCCCCCCAGAAACAGCAGCCACTTAGTGCAGCGAGAGGAGCTCCTGCAGGTCTTCCGATCGGTCCATGAAGGGAAGAGGACCATCAGAGACGGGGAGGTGACCGTTGGGCTGGTGAGTCAAAGGGTGCCAGTCCAGCGGAACCAGCTTCCTTTATGGGCGCTGGCGGAGGGCGCCCCACATCTGCCTCCACATGGGGCCTGGGGGGCGTTGGGGGGCGGGGCTCAAGGTTCCCCTCAAAAGGGAGCAGATTGCAAGTAGGAGCTGGCCAAGGTCCCTGACCCCGCTACCTGTTCTGGCATGTCCTGGTCTGGCTGAGGAGAGGATGAGTgttcctctctcccccctccctctccccctccctccctccctctcaggtGGGCTACCCCAATGTTGGAAAGAGCTCCACCATCAACACCATCCTGGGGAAGAAGAAGGTCTCCGTCTCGGCCACCCCGGGGCACACAAAGCACTTCCAGGTACGCCCAGGGTTGCAGGGCAGGCAGCTGGTGGGTCCTGTGTTGCTGCCAGGGTGCCCTCGCTGGCAAAGGGTGGCCAAGAGGGCCTGTGCCTCCCCAGTTAAGAGCAGCCTTTCTGCAAGAGCTGCTGTTCCCGGGCAGCAAGGCTGAATCCAGCTCATTTGGGGCAGTGATCACCCCTCCCCAGACCCCAGCTCGGACGCCCTCCGGGGTGAGGTATGCTGAGGAAAGGCCGGCCTTGCACAGAGGAGGTCCCAATGCAATGGCTCGGTGCCTGGAAGGTTCACCTttaagttgttgctgttgttgcagaCGCTGTACGTGGAGCCCGGCCTGTGCCTGTGCGACTGTCCCGGCCTGGTGATGCCCTCGTTTGTCTCCACGAAGGCCGAGATGATTTGCAGCGGGATCCTGCCCATAGACCAGATGAGGGACCACGTCCCCCCGGTCTCCCTCATATCCTTTTCCTGGGCACATTCCTGTGGGGAGCAGGGCTCAGGTCAGGGGCCGGGCTGATCCTGATTATCCTTCGTGGCagggggtcggactagatggctcctgtggtctct is a window from the Anolis carolinensis isolate JA03-04 chromosome 3, rAnoCar3.1.pri, whole genome shotgun sequence genome containing:
- the lsg1 gene encoding large subunit GTPase 1 homolog isoform X1; the protein is MGKKKSAASAAGPGLGRALLRERGQGRGGRRDAAGWLHTSDLNDGYDWGRLNLQSVTEQNSLDEFLATAELAGTEFAAEKLNIKIVSPEARTGLLTAEEAQKIQELQEQHKQFLCIPRRPHWNKQTSPEMLSQAERDSFLEWRRQLVRLEEEQKLLLTPFERNLDFWRQLWRVLERSDVVVQIVDARNPLLFRCRDLESYAKEISPEKENLILLNKADLLSEEQRAAWAQFFEEEGVRVVFWSALAEGKRLAALSKGTEAAEGSEKEASWPEEDQTPSSHSESDPDSSSAQEGTSEEESDAYEDCEEDLEGEEAWRTCSEDEGGGATGDGAWRKNGMGGLETPTGPAPPLQCPPRNSSHLVQREELLQVFRSVHEGKRTIRDGEVTVGLVGYPNVGKSSTINTILGKKKVSVSATPGHTKHFQTLYVEPGLCLCDCPGLVMPSFVSTKAEMICSGILPIDQMRDHVPPVSLVCQRIPRSVLEATYGINIVRPREGEEPDRPPTSEELLTAYGYMRGFMTDHGQPDQPRSARYVLKDYVTGKLLYCHPPPGTDAQEFQRWHKRGSPAPKAPPPETRTRPGRSQRATQMDNGVDADFFHREEIRAFTRGSHSALGSQGGLSGQGGLPPSSAKDGGPGKPWKKHGNRNKKEKLRRVTRHLQA
- the lsg1 gene encoding large subunit GTPase 1 homolog isoform X2, with product MGKKKSAASAAGPGLGRALLRERGQGRGGRRDAAGWLHTSDLNDGYDWGRLNLQSVTEQNSLDEFLATAELAGTEFAAEKLNIKIVSPEARTGLLTAEEAQKIQELQEQHKQFLCIPRRPHWNKQTSPEMLSQAERDSFLEWRRQLVRLEEEQKLLLTPFERNLDFWRQLWRVLERSDVVVQIVDARNPLLFRCRDLESYAKEISPEKENLILLNKADLLSEEQRAAWAQFFEEEGVRVVFWSALAEGKRLAALSKGTEAAEGSEKEASWPEEDQTPSSHSESDPDSSSAQEGTSEEESDAYEDCEEDLEGEEAWRTCSEDEGGGATGDGAWRKNGMGGLETPTGPAPPLQCPPRNSSHLVQREELLQVFRSVHEGKRTIRDGEVTVGLVGYPNVGKSSTINTILGKKKVSVSATPGHTKHFQTLYVEPGLCLCDCPGLVMPSFVSTKAEMICSGILPIDQMRDHVPPVSLVCQRIPRSVLEATYGINIVRPREGEEPDRPPTSEELLTAYGYMRGFMTDHGQPDQPRSARYVLKDYVTGKLLYCHPPPGTDAQEFQRWHKRGSPAPKAPPPETRTRPGRSQRATQMDNGVDADFFHRDGGPGKPWKKHGNRNKKEKLRRVTRHLQA